A stretch of the Acyrthosiphon pisum isolate AL4f chromosome A2, pea_aphid_22Mar2018_4r6ur, whole genome shotgun sequence genome encodes the following:
- the LOC100163968 gene encoding serine protease inhibitor 4, serpin-4-like isoform X11, whose amino-acid sequence MSDDPTNMALNTNYENALSLANHDFSFSLYKELAKTENGNIFFSPFSIHVIMFMASMGAASKTFDEMINTIHLNETTHSMEGYRTLLEDLLSNNENLKMATGMFVDETFNVKKSFVENSMKYLKSSMEKKNFKDDPEKQRKYLNDWVLSKTNNKIKDLFPKDSITKDTALVLANAVHFQSSWVYKFKDAEDDSFYITPSNKVPVKMMTLVHDLQYYHDSDLKFAALELPYEHYAFKMIILLPDAKDGLKELENNLSKINLNDISNKMSQYHVTVKLPRFKLEQSLQLEDTLSNLGCPTMFTQAANFSNIVEHGDLHVSKVLHKAYVDVNEKGTEAAAATGVNIILLSLPVQLPKVYFVADHPFLVSIISRKKTILFMGRLSKPLK is encoded by the exons ATGAGTGACG ATCCAACAAATATGGCActcaatacaaattatgaaaacgCATTGAGCTTGGCAAATCATGATTTTTCGTTTTCTTTGTACAAG gaaTTGGCCAAAACTGAAAACggaaatattttcttttctccATTCAGTATTCATGTGATTATGTTTATGGCTAGCATGGGAGCAGCTTCAAAAACCTTTGACGAAATGATAAAcactatacatttaaatgaaacTACTCATTCAATGGAAGGATATAGAACGTTATTGGAAGACTTACTA agtaacaatgaaaatttgaaaatggcAACCGGAATGTTTGTTGATGAAACTTTCAacgttaaaaaaagttttgtggAAAActctatgaaatatttaaaatcttctatggaaaaaaagaatttcaagGATGATCCAGAAAAACAGcgcaaatatttaaatgattgggTTTTAAGCAAAaccaataacaaaattaaagatttatttcCTAAAg attCCATTACTAAAGACACTGCCTTAGTATTGGCAAATGCTGTGCATTTTCAAAGTTCTtgggtatataaatttaaagatgCTGAAGACGACTCATTTTATATTACTCCGAGCAACAAAGTACCAGTCAAAATGATGACTCTCGTACATGATTTGCAATACTATCATGATAGTGATCTAAAATTCGCCGCACTTGAATTACCCTATGAA caCTAtgcttttaaaatgattattttattgccCGATGCTAAAGATGGTTTGAAAGAACTGGAAAATaacttatcaaaaattaatttgaatgatatttcaaataaaatgtccCAGTATCATGTTACTGTCAAATTGCCTCGTTTCAAATTAGAACAGTCACTGCAATTAGAAGATACATTATCCAAC cttgGATGTCCAACAATGTTTACACAAGCGGCAAACTTTTCTAACATTGTTGAACATGGTGATCTGCATGTGAGTAAAGTGTTGCATAAGGCATATGTCGATGTCAATGAAAAAGGAACTGAGGCTGCAGCAGCTACAG gtgtaaatataattttactgagCCTTCCTGTACAACTACCCAAAGTGTATTTTGTTGCTGATCACCCTTTTCTTGTTTCAATTATATCTAGAAAAAagactattttatttatggGCCGTTTatcaaaaccattaaaataa
- the LOC100163968 gene encoding serine protease inhibitor 4, serpin-4-like isoform X2 has product MSDDPTNMALNTNYENALSLANHDFSFSLYKELAKTENGNIFFSPFSIHVIMFMASMGAASKTFDEMINTIHLNETTHSMEGYRTLLEDLLSNNENLKMATGMFVDETFNVKKSFVENSMKYLKSSMEKKNFKDDPEKQRKYLNDWVLSKTNNKIKDLFPKDSITKDTALVLANAVHFQSSWVYKFKDAEDDSFYITPSNKVPVKMMTLVHDLQYYHDSDLKFAALELPYEHYAFKMIILLPDAKDGLKELENNLSKINLNDISNKMSQYHVTVKLPRFKLEQSLQLEDTLSNLGCPTMFTQAANFSNIVEHGDLHVSKVLHKAYVDVNEKGTEAAAATGMTLLTRCLMTPRSYEEVEFFANCPYIFFITGQNNELLFFGRVQNLSEN; this is encoded by the exons ATGAGTGACG ATCCAACAAATATGGCActcaatacaaattatgaaaacgCATTGAGCTTGGCAAATCATGATTTTTCGTTTTCTTTGTACAAG gaaTTGGCCAAAACTGAAAACggaaatattttcttttctccATTCAGTATTCATGTGATTATGTTTATGGCTAGCATGGGAGCAGCTTCAAAAACCTTTGACGAAATGATAAAcactatacatttaaatgaaacTACTCATTCAATGGAAGGATATAGAACGTTATTGGAAGACTTACTA agtaacaatgaaaatttgaaaatggcAACCGGAATGTTTGTTGATGAAACTTTCAacgttaaaaaaagttttgtggAAAActctatgaaatatttaaaatcttctatggaaaaaaagaatttcaagGATGATCCAGAAAAACAGcgcaaatatttaaatgattgggTTTTAAGCAAAaccaataacaaaattaaagatttatttcCTAAAg attCCATTACTAAAGACACTGCCTTAGTATTGGCAAATGCTGTGCATTTTCAAAGTTCTtgggtatataaatttaaagatgCTGAAGACGACTCATTTTATATTACTCCGAGCAACAAAGTACCAGTCAAAATGATGACTCTCGTACATGATTTGCAATACTATCATGATAGTGATCTAAAATTCGCCGCACTTGAATTACCCTATGAA caCTAtgcttttaaaatgattattttattgccCGATGCTAAAGATGGTTTGAAAGAACTGGAAAATaacttatcaaaaattaatttgaatgatatttcaaataaaatgtccCAGTATCATGTTACTGTCAAATTGCCTCGTTTCAAATTAGAACAGTCACTGCAATTAGAAGATACATTATCCAAC cttgGATGTCCAACAATGTTTACACAAGCGGCAAACTTTTCTAACATTGTTGAACATGGTGATCTGCATGTGAGTAAAGTGTTGCATAAGGCATATGTCGATGTCAATGAAAAAGGAACTGAGGCTGCAGCAGCTACAG GAATGACTTTACTTACCCGGTGTTTGATGACCCCCAGATCATACGAAGAAGTTGAGTTTTTTGCAAACTGTCCATACATCTTCTTTATAACGGGCCAAAACaatgaacttttattttttggcaGAGTACAAAACTTATCTGAAAATTAA
- the LOC100163968 gene encoding serine protease inhibitor 4, serpin-4-like isoform X5: MSDDPTNMALNTNYENALSLANHDFSFSLYKELAKTENGNIFFSPFSIHVIMFMASMGAASKTFDEMINTIHLNETTHSMEGYRTLLEDLLSNNENLKMATGMFVDETFNVKKSFVENSMKYLKSSMEKKNFKDDPEKQRKYLNDWVLSKTNNKIKDLFPKDSITKDTALVLANAVHFQSSWVYKFKDAEDDSFYITPSNKVPVKMMTLVHDLQYYHDSDLKFAALELPYEHYAFKMIILLPDAKDGLKELENNLSKINLNDISNKMSQYHVTVKLPRFKLEQSLQLEDTLSNLGCPTMFTQAANFSNIVEHGDLHVSKVLHKAYVDVNEKGTEAAAATGMEIMATSLFRPPPPRPIVNFVADHPFTLSIISSNNDVVFIGRLSKF; this comes from the exons ATGAGTGACG ATCCAACAAATATGGCActcaatacaaattatgaaaacgCATTGAGCTTGGCAAATCATGATTTTTCGTTTTCTTTGTACAAG gaaTTGGCCAAAACTGAAAACggaaatattttcttttctccATTCAGTATTCATGTGATTATGTTTATGGCTAGCATGGGAGCAGCTTCAAAAACCTTTGACGAAATGATAAAcactatacatttaaatgaaacTACTCATTCAATGGAAGGATATAGAACGTTATTGGAAGACTTACTA agtaacaatgaaaatttgaaaatggcAACCGGAATGTTTGTTGATGAAACTTTCAacgttaaaaaaagttttgtggAAAActctatgaaatatttaaaatcttctatggaaaaaaagaatttcaagGATGATCCAGAAAAACAGcgcaaatatttaaatgattgggTTTTAAGCAAAaccaataacaaaattaaagatttatttcCTAAAg attCCATTACTAAAGACACTGCCTTAGTATTGGCAAATGCTGTGCATTTTCAAAGTTCTtgggtatataaatttaaagatgCTGAAGACGACTCATTTTATATTACTCCGAGCAACAAAGTACCAGTCAAAATGATGACTCTCGTACATGATTTGCAATACTATCATGATAGTGATCTAAAATTCGCCGCACTTGAATTACCCTATGAA caCTAtgcttttaaaatgattattttattgccCGATGCTAAAGATGGTTTGAAAGAACTGGAAAATaacttatcaaaaattaatttgaatgatatttcaaataaaatgtccCAGTATCATGTTACTGTCAAATTGCCTCGTTTCAAATTAGAACAGTCACTGCAATTAGAAGATACATTATCCAAC cttgGATGTCCAACAATGTTTACACAAGCGGCAAACTTTTCTAACATTGTTGAACATGGTGATCTGCATGTGAGTAAAGTGTTGCATAAGGCATATGTCGATGTCAATGAAAAAGGAACTGAGGCTGCAGCAGCTACAG GTATGGAGATTATGGCGACGAGCTTGTTTCGACCACCTCCGCCTCGGCCCATCGTAAATTTCGTCGCCGATCACCCTTTCACGCTTTCAATAATTTCTAGCAACAACGACGTAGTGTTCATAGGCCGTCTGTCGAAATTTTAA
- the LOC100163968 gene encoding serine protease inhibitor 4, serpin-4-like isoform X8 — protein MSDDPTNMALNTNYENALSLANHDFSFSLYKELAKTENGNIFFSPFSIHVIMFMASMGAASKTFDEMINTIHLNETTHSMEGYRTLLEDLLSNNENLKMATGMFVDETFNVKKSFVENSMKYLKSSMEKKNFKDDPEKQRKYLNDWVLSKTNNKIKDLFPKDSITKDTALVLANAVHFQSSWVYKFKDAEDDSFYITPSNKVPVKMMTLVHDLQYYHDSDLKFAALELPYEHYAFKMIILLPDAKDGLKELENNLSKINLNDISNKMSQYHVTVKLPRFKLEQSLQLEDTLSNLGCPTMFTQAANFSNIVEHGDLHVSKVLHKAYVDVNEKGTEAAAATGMTFELESLTLLALPSPSVKFVADHPFTLSIISRNNDVVFVGRLSKF, from the exons ATGAGTGACG ATCCAACAAATATGGCActcaatacaaattatgaaaacgCATTGAGCTTGGCAAATCATGATTTTTCGTTTTCTTTGTACAAG gaaTTGGCCAAAACTGAAAACggaaatattttcttttctccATTCAGTATTCATGTGATTATGTTTATGGCTAGCATGGGAGCAGCTTCAAAAACCTTTGACGAAATGATAAAcactatacatttaaatgaaacTACTCATTCAATGGAAGGATATAGAACGTTATTGGAAGACTTACTA agtaacaatgaaaatttgaaaatggcAACCGGAATGTTTGTTGATGAAACTTTCAacgttaaaaaaagttttgtggAAAActctatgaaatatttaaaatcttctatggaaaaaaagaatttcaagGATGATCCAGAAAAACAGcgcaaatatttaaatgattgggTTTTAAGCAAAaccaataacaaaattaaagatttatttcCTAAAg attCCATTACTAAAGACACTGCCTTAGTATTGGCAAATGCTGTGCATTTTCAAAGTTCTtgggtatataaatttaaagatgCTGAAGACGACTCATTTTATATTACTCCGAGCAACAAAGTACCAGTCAAAATGATGACTCTCGTACATGATTTGCAATACTATCATGATAGTGATCTAAAATTCGCCGCACTTGAATTACCCTATGAA caCTAtgcttttaaaatgattattttattgccCGATGCTAAAGATGGTTTGAAAGAACTGGAAAATaacttatcaaaaattaatttgaatgatatttcaaataaaatgtccCAGTATCATGTTACTGTCAAATTGCCTCGTTTCAAATTAGAACAGTCACTGCAATTAGAAGATACATTATCCAAC cttgGATGTCCAACAATGTTTACACAAGCGGCAAACTTTTCTAACATTGTTGAACATGGTGATCTGCATGTGAGTAAAGTGTTGCATAAGGCATATGTCGATGTCAATGAAAAAGGAACTGAGGCTGCAGCAGCTACAG gtaTGACGTTTGAGTTAGAGAGTTTAACTCTACTAGCTTTGCCGTCACCCAGCGTAAAGTTCGTCGCCGACCACCCTTTCACGCTTTCAATAATTTCTCGAAACAACGACGTAGTGTTCGTAGGCCGTCTATCGAAATTTTAA
- the LOC100163968 gene encoding serine protease inhibitor 4, serpin-4-like isoform X7 produces MSDDPTNMALNTNYENALSLANHDFSFSLYKELAKTENGNIFFSPFSIHVIMFMASMGAASKTFDEMINTIHLNETTHSMEGYRTLLEDLLSNNENLKMATGMFVDETFNVKKSFVENSMKYLKSSMEKKNFKDDPEKQRKYLNDWVLSKTNNKIKDLFPKDSITKDTALVLANAVHFQSSWVYKFKDAEDDSFYITPSNKVPVKMMTLVHDLQYYHDSDLKFAALELPYEHYAFKMIILLPDAKDGLKELENNLSKINLNDISNKMSQYHVTVKLPRFKLEQSLQLEDTLSNLGCPTMFTQAANFSNIVEHGDLHVSKVLHKAYVDVNEKGTEAAAATGWAMDNSMSFPGTKNRSKFKADHPFIFVILSVFDYSHVIFTGRIVAL; encoded by the exons ATGAGTGACG ATCCAACAAATATGGCActcaatacaaattatgaaaacgCATTGAGCTTGGCAAATCATGATTTTTCGTTTTCTTTGTACAAG gaaTTGGCCAAAACTGAAAACggaaatattttcttttctccATTCAGTATTCATGTGATTATGTTTATGGCTAGCATGGGAGCAGCTTCAAAAACCTTTGACGAAATGATAAAcactatacatttaaatgaaacTACTCATTCAATGGAAGGATATAGAACGTTATTGGAAGACTTACTA agtaacaatgaaaatttgaaaatggcAACCGGAATGTTTGTTGATGAAACTTTCAacgttaaaaaaagttttgtggAAAActctatgaaatatttaaaatcttctatggaaaaaaagaatttcaagGATGATCCAGAAAAACAGcgcaaatatttaaatgattgggTTTTAAGCAAAaccaataacaaaattaaagatttatttcCTAAAg attCCATTACTAAAGACACTGCCTTAGTATTGGCAAATGCTGTGCATTTTCAAAGTTCTtgggtatataaatttaaagatgCTGAAGACGACTCATTTTATATTACTCCGAGCAACAAAGTACCAGTCAAAATGATGACTCTCGTACATGATTTGCAATACTATCATGATAGTGATCTAAAATTCGCCGCACTTGAATTACCCTATGAA caCTAtgcttttaaaatgattattttattgccCGATGCTAAAGATGGTTTGAAAGAACTGGAAAATaacttatcaaaaattaatttgaatgatatttcaaataaaatgtccCAGTATCATGTTACTGTCAAATTGCCTCGTTTCAAATTAGAACAGTCACTGCAATTAGAAGATACATTATCCAAC cttgGATGTCCAACAATGTTTACACAAGCGGCAAACTTTTCTAACATTGTTGAACATGGTGATCTGCATGTGAGTAAAGTGTTGCATAAGGCATATGTCGATGTCAATGAAAAAGGAACTGAGGCTGCAGCAGCTACAG GCTGGGCTATGGACAACAGTATGAGTTTTCCAGGAACAAAAAATAGAAGTAAATTCAAAGCTGACCatccatttatttttgttattttatcagtttttgaTTATTCCCATGTTATTTTTACTGGCAGAATCGTTGCGCTGTGA
- the LOC100163968 gene encoding serine protease inhibitor 4, serpin-4-like isoform X6, whose product MSDDPTNMALNTNYENALSLANHDFSFSLYKELAKTENGNIFFSPFSIHVIMFMASMGAASKTFDEMINTIHLNETTHSMEGYRTLLEDLLSNNENLKMATGMFVDETFNVKKSFVENSMKYLKSSMEKKNFKDDPEKQRKYLNDWVLSKTNNKIKDLFPKDSITKDTALVLANAVHFQSSWVYKFKDAEDDSFYITPSNKVPVKMMTLVHDLQYYHDSDLKFAALELPYEHYAFKMIILLPDAKDGLKELENNLSKINLNDISNKMSQYHVTVKLPRFKLEQSLQLEDTLSNLGCPTMFTQAANFSNIVEHGDLHVSKVLHKAYVDVNEKGTEAAAATGMTFVTKSLIRPISPPPSVNFVADHPFTLSIVSRNNDVIFVGRLSTF is encoded by the exons ATGAGTGACG ATCCAACAAATATGGCActcaatacaaattatgaaaacgCATTGAGCTTGGCAAATCATGATTTTTCGTTTTCTTTGTACAAG gaaTTGGCCAAAACTGAAAACggaaatattttcttttctccATTCAGTATTCATGTGATTATGTTTATGGCTAGCATGGGAGCAGCTTCAAAAACCTTTGACGAAATGATAAAcactatacatttaaatgaaacTACTCATTCAATGGAAGGATATAGAACGTTATTGGAAGACTTACTA agtaacaatgaaaatttgaaaatggcAACCGGAATGTTTGTTGATGAAACTTTCAacgttaaaaaaagttttgtggAAAActctatgaaatatttaaaatcttctatggaaaaaaagaatttcaagGATGATCCAGAAAAACAGcgcaaatatttaaatgattgggTTTTAAGCAAAaccaataacaaaattaaagatttatttcCTAAAg attCCATTACTAAAGACACTGCCTTAGTATTGGCAAATGCTGTGCATTTTCAAAGTTCTtgggtatataaatttaaagatgCTGAAGACGACTCATTTTATATTACTCCGAGCAACAAAGTACCAGTCAAAATGATGACTCTCGTACATGATTTGCAATACTATCATGATAGTGATCTAAAATTCGCCGCACTTGAATTACCCTATGAA caCTAtgcttttaaaatgattattttattgccCGATGCTAAAGATGGTTTGAAAGAACTGGAAAATaacttatcaaaaattaatttgaatgatatttcaaataaaatgtccCAGTATCATGTTACTGTCAAATTGCCTCGTTTCAAATTAGAACAGTCACTGCAATTAGAAGATACATTATCCAAC cttgGATGTCCAACAATGTTTACACAAGCGGCAAACTTTTCTAACATTGTTGAACATGGTGATCTGCATGTGAGTAAAGTGTTGCATAAGGCATATGTCGATGTCAATGAAAAAGGAACTGAGGCTGCAGCAGCTACAG GTATGACGTTCGTGACAAAGAGTTTGATTCGACCAATTTCGCCGCCGCCCAGCGTAAATTTCGTCGCCGATCACCCTTTCACGCTTTCAATAGTTTCTCGCAACAACGACGTAATCTTTGTAGGCCGTCTGTCGACATTTTAA
- the LOC100163968 gene encoding serine protease inhibitor 4, serpin-4-like isoform X3 has translation MALNTNYENALSLANHDFSFSLYKELAKTENGNIFFSPFSIHVIMFMASMGAASKTFDEMINTIHLNETTHSMEGYRTLLEDLLSNNENLKMATGMFVDETFNVKKSFVENSMKYLKSSMEKKNFKDDPEKQRKYLNDWVLSKTNNKIKDLFPKDSITKDTALVLANAVHFQSSWVYKFKDAEDDSFYITPSNKVPVKMMTLVHDLQYYHDSDLKFAALELPYEHYAFKMIILLPDAKDGLKELENNLSKINLNDISNKMSQYHVTVKLPRFKLEQSLQLEDTLSNLGCPTMFTQAANFSNIVEHGDLHVSKVLHKAYVDVNEKGTEAAAATGMAIRMKRSLIMNERKDFVVDHPFVFFISTKSGSVIFVGRMTKIDSMVQYLTKEEL, from the exons ATGGCActcaatacaaattatgaaaacgCATTGAGCTTGGCAAATCATGATTTTTCGTTTTCTTTGTACAAG gaaTTGGCCAAAACTGAAAACggaaatattttcttttctccATTCAGTATTCATGTGATTATGTTTATGGCTAGCATGGGAGCAGCTTCAAAAACCTTTGACGAAATGATAAAcactatacatttaaatgaaacTACTCATTCAATGGAAGGATATAGAACGTTATTGGAAGACTTACTA agtaacaatgaaaatttgaaaatggcAACCGGAATGTTTGTTGATGAAACTTTCAacgttaaaaaaagttttgtggAAAActctatgaaatatttaaaatcttctatggaaaaaaagaatttcaagGATGATCCAGAAAAACAGcgcaaatatttaaatgattgggTTTTAAGCAAAaccaataacaaaattaaagatttatttcCTAAAg attCCATTACTAAAGACACTGCCTTAGTATTGGCAAATGCTGTGCATTTTCAAAGTTCTtgggtatataaatttaaagatgCTGAAGACGACTCATTTTATATTACTCCGAGCAACAAAGTACCAGTCAAAATGATGACTCTCGTACATGATTTGCAATACTATCATGATAGTGATCTAAAATTCGCCGCACTTGAATTACCCTATGAA caCTAtgcttttaaaatgattattttattgccCGATGCTAAAGATGGTTTGAAAGAACTGGAAAATaacttatcaaaaattaatttgaatgatatttcaaataaaatgtccCAGTATCATGTTACTGTCAAATTGCCTCGTTTCAAATTAGAACAGTCACTGCAATTAGAAGATACATTATCCAAC cttgGATGTCCAACAATGTTTACACAAGCGGCAAACTTTTCTAACATTGTTGAACATGGTGATCTGCATGTGAGTAAAGTGTTGCATAAGGCATATGTCGATGTCAATGAAAAAGGAACTGAGGCTGCAGCAGCTACAG gtatggcAATTCGTATGAAGAGAAGTTTAATAATGAACGAACGTAAAGATTTTGTTGTTGATCATccgtttgtattttttatttcaactaaaAGTGGTAGCGTTATTTTTGTAGGTCGAATGACCAAAATTGATTCAATGGTACAATATCTTACTAAAGAAGAACTTTAA
- the LOC100163968 gene encoding serine protease inhibitor 4, serpin-4-like isoform X1 gives MSDDPTNMALNTNYENALSLANHDFSFSLYKELAKTENGNIFFSPFSIHVIMFMASMGAASKTFDEMINTIHLNETTHSMEGYRTLLEDLLSNNENLKMATGMFVDETFNVKKSFVENSMKYLKSSMEKKNFKDDPEKQRKYLNDWVLSKTNNKIKDLFPKDSITKDTALVLANAVHFQSSWVYKFKDAEDDSFYITPSNKVPVKMMTLVHDLQYYHDSDLKFAALELPYEHYAFKMIILLPDAKDGLKELENNLSKINLNDISNKMSQYHVTVKLPRFKLEQSLQLEDTLSNLGCPTMFTQAANFSNIVEHGDLHVSKVLHKAYVDVNEKGTEAAAATGMAIRMKRSLIMNERKDFVVDHPFVFFISTKSGSVIFVGRMTKIDSMVQYLTKEEL, from the exons ATGAGTGACG ATCCAACAAATATGGCActcaatacaaattatgaaaacgCATTGAGCTTGGCAAATCATGATTTTTCGTTTTCTTTGTACAAG gaaTTGGCCAAAACTGAAAACggaaatattttcttttctccATTCAGTATTCATGTGATTATGTTTATGGCTAGCATGGGAGCAGCTTCAAAAACCTTTGACGAAATGATAAAcactatacatttaaatgaaacTACTCATTCAATGGAAGGATATAGAACGTTATTGGAAGACTTACTA agtaacaatgaaaatttgaaaatggcAACCGGAATGTTTGTTGATGAAACTTTCAacgttaaaaaaagttttgtggAAAActctatgaaatatttaaaatcttctatggaaaaaaagaatttcaagGATGATCCAGAAAAACAGcgcaaatatttaaatgattgggTTTTAAGCAAAaccaataacaaaattaaagatttatttcCTAAAg attCCATTACTAAAGACACTGCCTTAGTATTGGCAAATGCTGTGCATTTTCAAAGTTCTtgggtatataaatttaaagatgCTGAAGACGACTCATTTTATATTACTCCGAGCAACAAAGTACCAGTCAAAATGATGACTCTCGTACATGATTTGCAATACTATCATGATAGTGATCTAAAATTCGCCGCACTTGAATTACCCTATGAA caCTAtgcttttaaaatgattattttattgccCGATGCTAAAGATGGTTTGAAAGAACTGGAAAATaacttatcaaaaattaatttgaatgatatttcaaataaaatgtccCAGTATCATGTTACTGTCAAATTGCCTCGTTTCAAATTAGAACAGTCACTGCAATTAGAAGATACATTATCCAAC cttgGATGTCCAACAATGTTTACACAAGCGGCAAACTTTTCTAACATTGTTGAACATGGTGATCTGCATGTGAGTAAAGTGTTGCATAAGGCATATGTCGATGTCAATGAAAAAGGAACTGAGGCTGCAGCAGCTACAG gtatggcAATTCGTATGAAGAGAAGTTTAATAATGAACGAACGTAAAGATTTTGTTGTTGATCATccgtttgtattttttatttcaactaaaAGTGGTAGCGTTATTTTTGTAGGTCGAATGACCAAAATTGATTCAATGGTACAATATCTTACTAAAGAAGAACTTTAA
- the LOC100163968 gene encoding serine protease inhibitor 4, serpin-4-like, which translates to MALNTNYENALSLANHDFSFSLYKELAKTENGNIFFSPFSIHVIMFMASMGAASKTFDEMINTIHLNETTHSMEGYRTLLEDLLSNNENLKMATGMFVDETFNVKKSFVENSMKYLKSSMEKKNFKDDPEKQRKYLNDWVLSKTNNKIKDLFPKDSITKDTALVLANAVHFQSSWVYKFKDAEDDSFYITPSNKVPVKMMTLVHDLQYYHDSDLKFAALELPYEHYAFKMIILLPDAKDGLKELENNLSKINLNDISNKMSQYHVTVKLPRFKLEQSLQLEDTLSNLGCPTMFTQAANFSNIVEHGDLHVSKVLHKAYVDVNEKGTEAAAATGMEIMATSLFRPPPPRPIVNFVADHPFTLSIISSNNDVVFIGRLSKF; encoded by the exons ATGGCActcaatacaaattatgaaaacgCATTGAGCTTGGCAAATCATGATTTTTCGTTTTCTTTGTACAAG gaaTTGGCCAAAACTGAAAACggaaatattttcttttctccATTCAGTATTCATGTGATTATGTTTATGGCTAGCATGGGAGCAGCTTCAAAAACCTTTGACGAAATGATAAAcactatacatttaaatgaaacTACTCATTCAATGGAAGGATATAGAACGTTATTGGAAGACTTACTA agtaacaatgaaaatttgaaaatggcAACCGGAATGTTTGTTGATGAAACTTTCAacgttaaaaaaagttttgtggAAAActctatgaaatatttaaaatcttctatggaaaaaaagaatttcaagGATGATCCAGAAAAACAGcgcaaatatttaaatgattgggTTTTAAGCAAAaccaataacaaaattaaagatttatttcCTAAAg attCCATTACTAAAGACACTGCCTTAGTATTGGCAAATGCTGTGCATTTTCAAAGTTCTtgggtatataaatttaaagatgCTGAAGACGACTCATTTTATATTACTCCGAGCAACAAAGTACCAGTCAAAATGATGACTCTCGTACATGATTTGCAATACTATCATGATAGTGATCTAAAATTCGCCGCACTTGAATTACCCTATGAA caCTAtgcttttaaaatgattattttattgccCGATGCTAAAGATGGTTTGAAAGAACTGGAAAATaacttatcaaaaattaatttgaatgatatttcaaataaaatgtccCAGTATCATGTTACTGTCAAATTGCCTCGTTTCAAATTAGAACAGTCACTGCAATTAGAAGATACATTATCCAAC cttgGATGTCCAACAATGTTTACACAAGCGGCAAACTTTTCTAACATTGTTGAACATGGTGATCTGCATGTGAGTAAAGTGTTGCATAAGGCATATGTCGATGTCAATGAAAAAGGAACTGAGGCTGCAGCAGCTACAG GTATGGAGATTATGGCGACGAGCTTGTTTCGACCACCTCCGCCTCGGCCCATCGTAAATTTCGTCGCCGATCACCCTTTCACGCTTTCAATAATTTCTAGCAACAACGACGTAGTGTTCATAGGCCGTCTGTCGAAATTTTAA